From a region of the Lactuca sativa cultivar Salinas chromosome 4, Lsat_Salinas_v11, whole genome shotgun sequence genome:
- the LOC128133659 gene encoding uncharacterized protein LOC128133659, with the protein MKRICNVKKVMSKALGPLTPTASKLLERNREASVQYRARWNGTAKYEVYGPWHDQHVVDMTNMSCTCRRWELNGIPCRHAIATIHEMADSGDNVGELYTYVNKVYWLQTWNEAYSYTVDPIKGRAMWPKSTCPFQLTPPPHHNQPGRPKTKRKRSANEKYDKQMQNHGAGEPEKLTRKFVSVRCGKCNNRGHNSRTCKGQGGNAGSNEGGNAGSSQGGNT; encoded by the coding sequence ATGAAGAGGATCTGCAATGTGAAGAAAGTGATGTCCAAAGCTCTAGGTCCACTCACTCCAACAGCATCAAAGTTACTTGAGAGAAATAGGGAAGCTTCAGTCCAATATAGAGCTAGATGGAATGGGACTGCAAAGTATGAAGTTTATGGTCCTTGGCATGACCAGCATGTGGTTGACATGACAAATATGTCATGTACATGTAGAAGGTGGGAATTGAATGGGATTCCATGCAGGCATGCCATAGCTACAATACATGAAATGGCTGATAGTGGAGACAATGTTGGGGAGCTTTACACTTATGTCAACAAAGTGTATTGGCTTCAAACATGGAATGAAGCTTACTCTTACACTGTGGACCCTATAAAGGGTAGAGCCATGTGGCCAAAAAGTACATGTCCATTTCAATTAACACCACCACCACATCACAATCAACCTGGAAGACCTAAGACCAAGAGAAAGAGAAGTGCAAATgaaaaatatgataaacagatgCAAAATCATGGTGCAGGTGAACCTGAAAAACTTACCAGAAAGTTTGTTAGTGTCAGGTGTGGGAAATGCAACAATAGGGGTCATAACTCAAGGACGTGCAAGGGTCAAGGTGGGAATGCAGGAAGCAATGAAGGAGGGAATGCAGGAAGCAGTCAAGGAGGGAATACATGA